A region from the Bacteroidales bacterium genome encodes:
- a CDS encoding nucleotidyl transferase AbiEii/AbiGii toxin family protein translates to MLHYETIDTKTLGLLKRLLQVPEFSDLRLAGGTSLALQIGHRKSVDIDLFGKIKVDSLTIAKILDKVGDVTILKKSDNINIYIIDKIKVDIVNYHYNWIDNKIISNELILASKKEISAMKLAAITGRGTKKDFIDLFFLLKEYKLAEILNFYKEKYPDGSEFLVLKSLLYFEDAETNETPEMFKPESWGNIKKTIISSVENYIQKNSIL, encoded by the coding sequence ATGCTACACTATGAAACAATTGACACCAAAACACTGGGACTTTTAAAGAGATTATTGCAAGTTCCTGAATTTTCTGATTTACGTCTTGCCGGCGGCACTTCGCTTGCTCTGCAAATAGGACACAGAAAATCTGTTGATATTGATTTATTTGGTAAAATCAAAGTTGATAGTTTAACAATAGCAAAAATATTAGACAAAGTCGGAGATGTTACAATATTAAAAAAATCTGACAATATAAATATTTATATAATCGATAAAATCAAAGTTGACATCGTAAATTATCATTATAACTGGATTGATAATAAGATTATAAGTAATGAATTAATCTTGGCAAGTAAAAAAGAAATATCTGCAATGAAACTTGCCGCAATAACCGGGCGAGGAACAAAAAAAGACTTTATTGATTTGTTTTTTTTACTAAAAGAATATAAACTGGCAGAAATTTTAAATTTTTATAAAGAAAAATATCCTGACGGCTCAGAATTCCTTGTTCTTAAAAGTTTATTGTATTTTGAAGATGCCGAAACGAATGAAACACCGGAAATGTTTAAACCGGAGAGTTGGGGTAATATAAAAAAAACGATTATATCCTCTGTTGAGAATTACATACAAAAAAATAGTATCTTAT
- the neuB gene encoding N-acetylneuraminate synthase: MITIIAEAGVNHNGDIETAKKLIDAAANAGVDYVKFQTFKAEQTVSKLAPKAEYQTENTNNKESQFDMIKKLELDKATHIELIKHCKKREIKFLSTAFDLDSIYTLKELGIGIWKIPSGEITNLPYLRKIGQQQQKIIMSTGMANLGEIEDALSVLEKAGTLRDDITVLHCNTEYPTPMQDVNLNAMITIKNAFKVNVGYSDHTLGIEIPIAASAMGATVIEKHFTLDKTMEGPDHKASLEPDELTAMVSAIRNVEKAMGNGIKKTSPSEEKNKAIARKSIVASKNIKKGEILNDNNITVKRPGTGISPMLWNNIIGRKINRDFNEDELINWEDLV; encoded by the coding sequence ATGATAACTATTATAGCCGAAGCCGGTGTAAATCATAACGGAGATATTGAAACTGCAAAAAAACTTATAGATGCAGCTGCAAATGCCGGTGTTGATTATGTGAAGTTTCAAACATTTAAAGCTGAACAGACAGTAAGCAAACTTGCTCCTAAAGCCGAGTATCAAACAGAAAATACAAATAACAAAGAGTCTCAGTTTGATATGATTAAAAAATTAGAACTTGATAAAGCAACACATATTGAACTTATTAAACATTGTAAAAAACGAGAAATAAAATTTTTATCAACTGCTTTCGATTTAGACAGTATTTATACATTAAAAGAATTGGGAATCGGCATTTGGAAAATTCCGTCAGGTGAAATTACAAACTTGCCGTATTTGCGAAAAATAGGACAACAACAGCAAAAAATAATCATGTCCACAGGAATGGCAAATTTAGGTGAAATAGAAGATGCTTTAAGCGTTCTTGAAAAAGCCGGAACTTTACGAGACGATATAACCGTTTTGCATTGCAATACAGAATACCCAACACCAATGCAAGACGTTAATCTTAATGCAATGATTACCATAAAAAATGCGTTCAAAGTAAATGTCGGTTATTCCGACCATACACTCGGTATCGAAATACCGATTGCAGCTTCTGCCATGGGAGCAACAGTAATTGAAAAACACTTTACGCTTGATAAAACAATGGAAGGTCCCGACCATAAAGCGAGTCTTGAACCTGACGAGTTAACAGCGATGGTTTCTGCGATACGAAATGTTGAAAAAGCAATGGGCAACGGTATAAAAAAAACATCCCCTTCGGAAGAAAAAAATAAAGCAATTGCAAGAAAAAGCATTGTAGCATCAAAAAATATCAAAAAAGGAGAGATATTAAACGACAATAATATAACGGTTAAAAGACCGGGAACAGGAATTTCTCCAATGTTATGGAATAATATTATCGGCAGAAAAATAAACAGAGATTTTAACGAAGACGAACTAATTAATTGGGAGGATTTAGTATAA
- the neuC gene encoding UDP-N-acetylglucosamine 2-epimerase has translation MKKTAIFTTTRAEFGILKPLISELKNESSTEVFLFVGGTHLAKEYGSTINEIKNNNFKITKTFDYLLNEDTPYSLTKSLGIETFELANIFNNFSFDAVCILGDRYELLPIVQTSILFRKPIIHLHGGEKSEGAIDEQIRHMITKASHLHFVACEEYAQNIIKMGEEKHRVYNTGALTVDNMQNIQLKNKNDLFAELGLNSELPTVLMTYHPVTLESDVSTQQQMKNVFLALNSFNLQIMITAPNIDAEREEINNIINEEVKKNDNYYYIESLGANNFHNLMKYSEFIIGNSSSGIVEAPFYRKPTVNIGIRQQGRIKHESIIDTNYSVDSIKKGIEIALSSNFSSKINNMKYKFGKGNTAKKMVSIIKNTNFNDTNFLIKKLTFK, from the coding sequence ATGAAAAAAACAGCAATATTTACAACTACACGTGCAGAATTTGGAATATTAAAACCGTTAATTTCCGAATTAAAAAACGAATCATCTACCGAAGTTTTTTTATTTGTCGGAGGTACACATCTTGCCAAAGAATACGGGAGCACAATAAACGAAATCAAAAATAATAATTTTAAAATAACAAAAACCTTTGATTATTTGTTAAATGAAGATACCCCATACTCTTTAACAAAATCACTCGGAATAGAAACTTTTGAACTTGCAAATATTTTCAATAATTTTTCTTTTGATGCTGTATGTATTCTCGGCGACCGATACGAGCTTTTGCCAATAGTGCAAACTTCAATATTATTTCGTAAGCCAATAATTCATCTTCACGGTGGTGAAAAGTCAGAAGGTGCAATTGATGAACAAATAAGACACATGATTACAAAAGCATCGCATTTACATTTTGTTGCCTGTGAAGAATATGCCCAAAATATTATTAAAATGGGAGAAGAAAAACACAGAGTTTATAATACGGGAGCATTGACAGTCGATAATATGCAAAATATTCAATTGAAAAATAAAAATGATTTGTTTGCCGAATTGGGACTAAATTCAGAACTCCCAACTGTTCTTATGACCTATCATCCCGTAACACTCGAATCTGATGTTTCTACACAACAACAAATGAAAAATGTTTTTTTAGCTCTAAATAGTTTTAATTTACAAATTATGATTACTGCACCAAATATTGATGCGGAAAGGGAAGAAATAAATAATATCATAAATGAAGAAGTTAAAAAAAATGACAATTATTATTATATAGAATCTTTGGGAGCAAACAATTTTCATAACTTAATGAAATATTCCGAATTTATTATCGGAAACTCTTCAAGCGGAATTGTTGAAGCTCCGTTTTACAGAAAGCCTACCGTAAATATCGGAATAAGACAGCAAGGTCGTATAAAACACGAAAGTATTATTGATACAAACTATTCTGTTGACTCTATAAAAAAAGGAATAGAAATAGCTTTAAGCAGTAATTTTTCTTCAAAAATAAATAATATGAAATATAAATTCGGAAAGGGTAATACTGCAAAAAAAATGGTGTCAATTATAAAAAACACGAACTTTAACGACACTAATTTTTTAATAAAAAAACTAACATTTAAATAA
- a CDS encoding ATP-binding protein codes for MPKYIKRKKYLEKIKPYRNKDIIKVIVGQRRVGKSYFLYQIKNEIQETNKNVNIIYINKELYEFRNIIDYVDLMEYIQSKIIPAKETAIFIDEIQDIKNFEKALRSLQAEGKYDIYCSGSNANLLSGELATFLSGRYIEFKIFPLSYIEFLEFQNLKNSDNSFNKYLTFGGLPYLKNLELKDEIVFDYLSNIYKTILLKDVVARNKIRNVEFLQNLSEYIAENTGNIISAKKISDFLKSQRINISNNIVLNYLNFLTNAFLINKVKRSEIGGKKIFETGEKYYFTDIGLRNSIIGFRLQDIAKIYENLVYNHISRLGYDITIGKHKDREIDFICKKNNEKIYIQVTYILSDKKVIDREFGNLLKIKDNFPKLVISSDKHKVQTYQGVKHINIIDFLISEKISL; via the coding sequence ATGCCAAAATATATAAAACGAAAAAAATATCTTGAAAAAATAAAACCTTATCGTAATAAAGATATAATTAAAGTTATAGTCGGACAGCGTCGAGTAGGCAAAAGTTATTTTCTGTATCAAATAAAAAACGAAATACAAGAAACAAATAAAAATGTAAATATAATTTATATAAACAAAGAACTATATGAATTTAGGAATATTATAGATTACGTTGATTTAATGGAATATATACAATCAAAAATTATTCCTGCAAAAGAAACAGCAATATTTATTGACGAAATACAAGATATAAAGAATTTTGAAAAAGCACTCAGGAGCCTGCAAGCAGAAGGAAAATACGATATATATTGTTCGGGCAGTAATGCAAACCTACTTTCGGGCGAACTTGCTACATTTTTAAGCGGAAGATACATTGAATTTAAAATCTTTCCGTTAAGTTACATTGAGTTTTTAGAATTTCAAAACCTTAAAAATTCAGACAACAGCTTTAATAAATACCTTACGTTCGGTGGTTTACCATATCTTAAAAATTTAGAGTTAAAAGATGAAATTGTCTTCGACTATTTGAGCAATATATACAAAACAATACTTTTAAAAGATGTAGTAGCAAGAAATAAAATAAGAAATGTAGAATTTCTGCAAAATTTAAGCGAGTATATTGCCGAAAATACCGGAAATATAATATCAGCAAAAAAAATTAGCGACTTTTTAAAATCACAAAGAATAAATATTTCTAACAATATAGTCTTAAATTATTTGAACTTTCTTACAAACGCTTTTTTGATAAACAAAGTAAAACGTTCAGAAATAGGCGGGAAAAAAATATTTGAAACAGGCGAGAAATATTACTTTACAGATATAGGCTTACGAAACTCTATTATCGGTTTTCGTTTGCAAGATATAGCTAAAATTTATGAAAATCTTGTATATAATCATATTTCGCGACTTGGATATGACATTACAATCGGAAAACATAAAGACAGAGAAATAGACTTTATTTGTAAAAAAAATAATGAAAAAATATACATTCAGGTAACATATATTTTGTCGGACAAAAAAGTAATTGACCGTGAATTTGGAAATTTATTAAAAATTAAAGATAATTTTCCGAAACTTGTAATATCATCAGATAAACATAAAGTGCAAACATATCAAGGTGTTAAACACATAAATATCATAGACTTTTTAATATCCGAAAAAATATCACTATAA